TCAACAGGAGAAAATGAACCTGCTGATTGAAGAGTTAAAACAAAGCCCCATTGCCATTGGGACGCAGGAAGCCAACGAGCAGCATTACGAAGTGCCGGCTGAATTTTTCAGGTTGGTTTTGGGGCCATGGATGAAGTATAGCTGTGGGCTTTGGCCGCAAGGAGTCAACACGCTGGAAGAATCAGAAATTAAGATGCTTGACCTCACGATCAGTCGGGCAGGGATTGAGGATGGACAAAGGATCCTTGATCTTGGCTGTGGCTGGGGGTCATTCACCCTCTATGCTGCTTTGAAATTTCCCGGGGCTCATTTCACTGCCGTCTCCAACTCCCGCTCACAGCGCCTTTTTATCGAGCATCGTGCACGGGAGCTTCAACTGAAAAACGTCAGGGTGATCACAGCCGATATCAACGATTTCGACCCAAAAGAGAAATATGACCGGGTGGTTTCGGTGGAGATGTTTGAACATGTCCGGAACTACGAATTGCTATTTCAGCGCATCCATTCGTGGTTAAACGATGACGGTAAACTCTTCGTGCACATTTTTAACCACAAGAAATTTGCTTACAAGTTTGAAATACATAGTGATAGGGACTGGATGGCGAAATACTTTTTTACGGGTGGCATGATGCCTTCCAACCATTTGCT
This region of Bacteroidales bacterium genomic DNA includes:
- a CDS encoding class I SAM-dependent methyltransferase; translated protein: MNLLIEELKQSPIAIGTQEANEQHYEVPAEFFRLVLGPWMKYSCGLWPQGVNTLEESEIKMLDLTISRAGIEDGQRILDLGCGWGSFTLYAALKFPGAHFTAVSNSRSQRLFIEHRARELQLKNVRVITADINDFDPKEKYDRVVSVEMFEHVRNYELLFQRIHSWLNDDGKLFVHIFNHKKFAYKFEIHSDRDWMAKYFFTGGMMPSNHLLFYFANGFQIGGHWVVNGRHYSKTLEAWLRKMDDNKKLIYPLFGDIYGDEARRFWSYWRIFFMACSETFKLNGGNEWQVGHYLFVKK